From a single Larimichthys crocea isolate SSNF chromosome XIII, L_crocea_2.0, whole genome shotgun sequence genomic region:
- the LOC104922505 gene encoding protein S100-B, which produces MPGLKNHIKGLKEVFDQYADSEGNLTKDQFKKLLETEIEDEEVKAMIAEIGVDKIVEKADLDNDGKYSFRELCLCAAYLGKHCNKRCGKKCDA; this is translated from the exons ATGCCTGGCCTGAAAAACCACATTAAAGGGCTCAAAGAGGTGTTTGATCAGTATGCTGATAGTGAGGGCAATCTAACGAAGGACCAATTCAAGAAGCTGTTGGAGACAGAAATTGAAGACGAAGAGGTTAAG GCTATGATTGCTGAGATCGGCGTTGATAAGATCGTGGAGAAGGCGGACCTGGACAACGATGGAAAGTACTCCTTCAGAGAGTTGTGCTTGTGTGCAGCTTACCTGGGCAAACACTGCAATAAACGCTGCGGGAAAAAATGTGACGCATAA